In one window of Paraflavitalea soli DNA:
- a CDS encoding TonB-dependent receptor: MNHTSVFKVVAISACCLGVGITALAQDTTKRKTIDITSTFKPVLREAAKINFNAAPPLVDTTRPALTYNIPVQNLYFQYQPAELKPVALQMDSLNNWQYSNYIKVGIGNVHQPYVKAGFSFGDGKSSFFNVFANYYNSKGDKEFQKNSLASVGVAGTYKTSSNLEWNGTLGFSSNDYYLYGYQPETLVFTKSDLRQRFQTIEGKVHFRNLEPTEFGLSYHPSLRVSVFGDNHNIKGREANTVLNLPLEKSFGDEFAFKLGVTADLTNYTVDKSGGKFTDNNNLYQVAAAVLYKTPNLYIHGGAMPSWQNKRFNLLPNLMADITTNDKQLTLQLGWIGYYLKGSYQRLASMNPWLAQPDSLMNTRVEERYAGFKGSIAGHFTYSAKVGLQKFTDMALFVNDTVDGKTFNTIFEPQINAVNLHTEVGYNIGEKFNASAAVNFNWFTKVEQELKAWGLIPIELNAGLRWQMMKDLWFHTDIWAWDGPRYRAKNGDAYKSSAGFDLNAGAEFRITKNFNLWLQMNNILNNKYERWNQYQVFGFNILGGITYSFNQK; this comes from the coding sequence ATGAATCATACATCGGTTTTTAAAGTAGTAGCGATCAGTGCTTGTTGCCTGGGAGTGGGGATCACAGCCCTGGCGCAGGATACTACCAAACGTAAAACGATTGATATTACATCCACCTTTAAGCCTGTATTAAGGGAAGCTGCCAAGATCAACTTCAATGCGGCGCCTCCTTTGGTAGATACGACAAGGCCCGCGCTTACTTATAATATTCCTGTACAAAACTTATACTTCCAATACCAGCCTGCGGAACTTAAACCGGTAGCGCTGCAAATGGATTCGCTCAACAACTGGCAGTACAGTAACTATATCAAAGTAGGCATTGGCAATGTGCACCAACCTTATGTAAAGGCAGGTTTCAGTTTTGGAGATGGCAAAAGCAGCTTCTTCAATGTATTTGCCAATTATTACAATTCGAAAGGGGATAAGGAATTTCAAAAGAACAGCCTGGCCAGCGTAGGTGTGGCAGGTACTTATAAAACATCCAGCAACCTGGAATGGAATGGTACGCTGGGTTTTAGCAGCAATGATTATTACCTCTATGGCTACCAGCCGGAAACGCTGGTATTTACGAAGAGTGACCTGCGCCAGCGTTTTCAGACCATTGAAGGCAAGGTACATTTCCGTAACCTGGAGCCAACTGAATTCGGTCTGAGTTATCATCCCAGTTTGCGGGTGAGTGTGTTTGGTGACAACCACAATATCAAGGGGCGTGAGGCTAATACGGTGCTCAACCTGCCGCTGGAAAAATCATTTGGAGATGAGTTTGCTTTCAAGCTGGGTGTTACGGCAGACCTTACGAATTACACGGTAGATAAAAGCGGCGGCAAATTCACAGACAATAATAACCTGTACCAGGTGGCAGCAGCCGTGCTGTACAAAACGCCCAACCTGTACATCCATGGCGGTGCGATGCCCAGCTGGCAAAATAAGCGGTTCAACCTGCTGCCCAACCTGATGGCTGATATCACTACCAACGACAAGCAACTGACGTTGCAACTGGGGTGGATCGGTTATTACCTCAAAGGTTCCTACCAGCGGCTTGCTTCTATGAATCCCTGGCTGGCGCAGCCCGATTCTTTAATGAATACACGGGTGGAAGAGCGCTACGCTGGTTTTAAAGGATCGATAGCGGGACATTTTACTTATTCAGCGAAAGTGGGGCTGCAGAAGTTTACGGACATGGCCTTATTCGTGAATGATACGGTAGATGGCAAAACCTTCAATACGATCTTCGAACCACAGATCAATGCGGTGAACCTGCATACGGAAGTGGGCTATAATATAGGAGAGAAATTCAATGCTTCTGCGGCTGTTAACTTCAACTGGTTTACGAAAGTGGAGCAGGAATTAAAAGCCTGGGGATTGATACCGATTGAATTAAATGCGGGCCTGCGCTGGCAAATGATGAAAGACCTGTGGTTCCATACGGATATCTGGGCCTGGGACGGGCCAAGGTACCGTGCTAAAAACGGCGATGCCTATAAAAGCAGCGCTGGTTTTGACCTGAATGCAGGGGCTGAGTTTCGCATTACGAAAAACTTCAACCTGTGGCTGCAGATGAACAATATCCTCAATAATAAATACGAACGCTGGAACCAATACCAGGTATTCGGATTCAATATCCTGGGCGGGATCACGTATTCCTTTAATCAGAAGTAG
- a CDS encoding DUF4197 domain-containing protein: MKKSIYALILCTFLLNSCETAQQIIKDYGQNTGALTNADIVSGLKEALSVGAQQSANQLSSLDGFFKNAAIKILLPEEAQKVEKTLRDVGLGSLVDKAILSVNRAAEDAAKSAAPIFINAVKTMTIQDALGILKGGDFAATNYLKGKTTAQLTEAFRPIIEQSLSKVGATKYWSDVFTNYNRFAANKINPDLSAFVTGKAMDGIFYQVGLEEQKIRKDPVARTTEILKKVFGSKQAQGS, translated from the coding sequence ATGAAAAAATCGATCTACGCTTTAATCCTCTGCACTTTTTTATTAAACAGCTGTGAAACAGCCCAGCAAATTATTAAAGATTACGGACAAAATACCGGCGCATTGACAAATGCGGATATTGTTTCGGGCTTAAAAGAAGCATTATCGGTAGGTGCGCAGCAGTCTGCCAATCAATTGTCATCACTGGATGGTTTCTTTAAGAATGCAGCCATCAAGATCTTATTGCCCGAAGAAGCGCAGAAAGTAGAAAAAACACTGCGGGATGTAGGATTGGGCAGCTTAGTAGATAAAGCCATTCTTTCCGTAAATCGTGCAGCAGAAGATGCTGCCAAATCAGCTGCCCCCATTTTCATCAATGCGGTGAAGACAATGACTATCCAGGATGCATTGGGTATTCTGAAAGGAGGCGACTTTGCCGCCACTAATTACCTTAAAGGAAAAACAACGGCGCAACTGACGGAGGCATTCCGCCCGATCATCGAACAATCACTCAGCAAAGTCGGGGCTACCAAATACTGGTCGGATGTATTTACGAACTACAACCGTTTTGCTGCCAATAAGATCAATCCCGACCTGAGCGCTTTTGTGACCGGCAAGGCGATGGACGGTATTTTTTACCAGGTAGGCCTGGAAGAGCAAAAGATCCGTAAAGATCCTGTTGCACGTACTACTGAGATATTAAAGAAAGTATTCGGCAGTAAGCAAGCGCAGGGGAGTTAA
- a CDS encoding class I SAM-dependent methyltransferase has translation METVHYTQCPACKASAIHKVLAVKDYTVSKELFEVWHCDACSLRFTQDIPAEAAIGKYYQSENYISHTNTSKGLVNRLYHIVRNYTLNSKKKLVQSVSKRTTGNLLDVGAGVGAFAGFMRAAGWQVTGLEPDGETRKRALEQNRIALQDTSDLFKLPPGHFDAITMWHVLEHVHQLHEYLDQLKVLLKPGGVLFIAVPNYTSHDAAFYGEYWAAYDVPRHLYHFSPASMRTLLSPHGLTVKSTIPMWFDSFYVSLLSEQYKTGKSSMVKGFLRGLISNSKAWSQREKCSSLIYVIGK, from the coding sequence ATGGAAACGGTTCACTATACGCAATGCCCGGCCTGTAAAGCCTCTGCCATACATAAAGTACTGGCTGTAAAAGATTATACAGTATCCAAGGAGCTTTTTGAGGTATGGCATTGTGATGCCTGCTCCCTGCGGTTTACGCAGGATATCCCGGCCGAAGCTGCGATCGGTAAATATTATCAGTCAGAAAATTACATCTCGCATACCAATACGAGCAAAGGGCTTGTCAACAGGCTTTATCATATCGTACGGAATTATACACTGAACAGTAAGAAAAAACTGGTGCAGTCTGTCTCCAAACGCACAACGGGCAACCTGCTGGATGTAGGCGCTGGTGTGGGGGCTTTTGCCGGCTTTATGCGTGCGGCCGGCTGGCAGGTAACGGGATTGGAACCGGATGGGGAGACCCGCAAACGGGCGCTTGAACAAAACCGGATCGCTTTGCAGGATACGAGTGACCTGTTTAAGTTGCCTCCCGGCCATTTTGATGCTATTACGATGTGGCATGTATTGGAACATGTGCATCAACTTCACGAATACCTCGATCAACTGAAAGTATTATTAAAACCTGGCGGGGTATTGTTCATTGCAGTACCCAATTACACTTCGCACGACGCTGCTTTTTATGGAGAATACTGGGCAGCTTATGATGTGCCCAGACACCTCTATCATTTTTCTCCGGCTTCGATGCGTACGCTGCTTTCTCCCCATGGCCTCACAGTAAAGTCTACGATACCTATGTGGTTTGATAGCTTCTACGTAAGCCTGCTGAGTGAGCAATATAAAACGGGTAAGTCGAGCATGGTGAAAGGTTTCCTGCGCGGATTGATCTCCAACTCCAAAGCCTGGAGCCAGCGGGAAAAATGCAGCTCGCTGATCTATGTGATCGGGAAATAA
- a CDS encoding sensor histidine kinase, with the protein MRKAVLQTVFWIVFFLSWQRVVYFYVDNVTNRLLFTAFDVGQVILLFYLTYSIITPQLFSRRNKILFLPVLLTTVLVVGVLFVYTMQYFLHYRLVPIYFNFSWNYSDLVANRYIIALLGALAGFIGKLSVEWFQARRKIEEAEKIRVATELMYLKTQVNPHFLFNAINTVYIQIDESTEAAKHTLSSFSEMLRYQLYECNQEKVPIEKEIAYLQHYVGLQQMRLDERYQLTFTYEASLQGFIIAPFILIPLIENMFKHASNKGTPTIISGALSYSNNQLTFHGINTRDDDRVTAKAGGIGLTNMKRRLELIYPDRHSLTIKKSKDLYEVWLTVQPI; encoded by the coding sequence ATGCGTAAAGCAGTGCTGCAAACAGTATTCTGGATCGTGTTCTTCCTGAGCTGGCAACGGGTGGTGTATTTTTATGTCGACAATGTTACCAACCGCCTCCTCTTTACTGCTTTTGATGTAGGCCAGGTAATACTGCTCTTTTACCTTACCTATTCTATCATCACCCCCCAATTATTTTCCCGCAGGAATAAGATACTCTTCCTGCCGGTATTACTGACTACCGTTTTAGTGGTGGGTGTGCTGTTCGTATACACCATGCAGTATTTCCTGCATTACCGCCTCGTTCCCATTTACTTCAATTTTTCCTGGAATTACAGCGACCTGGTGGCCAACCGCTACATCATAGCTTTACTGGGCGCACTGGCCGGTTTTATTGGCAAATTGTCTGTTGAGTGGTTCCAGGCCAGGCGGAAGATCGAAGAAGCCGAAAAGATCAGGGTAGCTACAGAGTTAATGTACCTGAAAACCCAGGTCAATCCCCATTTTCTGTTCAATGCCATCAATACCGTCTATATACAGATTGACGAATCCACAGAGGCGGCCAAACATACCCTGAGCTCCTTCTCCGAAATGCTGCGTTATCAGCTCTATGAATGCAATCAGGAGAAAGTACCCATCGAAAAAGAAATAGCCTACCTGCAACATTATGTGGGCCTCCAGCAGATGAGATTGGACGAACGCTACCAGCTAACCTTTACCTATGAAGCCAGCTTACAAGGGTTTATCATCGCTCCGTTTATACTCATCCCATTGATTGAGAACATGTTTAAACATGCTTCCAACAAAGGCACCCCCACCATCATCAGCGGAGCATTGAGTTACAGCAATAATCAGTTAACTTTTCATGGTATTAATACCAGAGACGACGACCGGGTAACGGCAAAAGCCGGGGGCATCGGGCTCACCAATATGAAACGAAGGCTTGAACTGATCTATCCCGATCGTCATTCATTGACCATTAAAAAAAGCAAAGACCTGTATGAGGTATGGCTGACAGTACAACCAATATGA
- a CDS encoding M43 family zinc metalloprotease produces MKHFVLAYLMLLTCLAVTAQRNCASYEYQQQQLQADPLLAQKMAALDAYSKSDIMLNGTGSPMPAVIKIPVVVHVLYNTPSQNISDAQIKSQIDVLNKDFRKLNSDTINVPAVFKHLAADCLIEFELAKIDPFGKATTGITRKSTSILMYGLDDRIKFSSKGGADAWDTDNYLNIWVGSLAGGLLGYASVLGCDKAVDGVAITPGAFGTVGPVGAPYNKGRTTTHEIGHWLGLRHIWGDAACGDDHIDDTPPQRGATRNCPTGVVVTCENNPYGNMYSNYMDFTDDACLNLFTLGQRNKMRSLFEPGAARYSLLSSKALTGTPVTTPPTTRPIEEPAAIAEISIKVYPNPATTFITIDGGTAGELTGKIVSIRNHLGQLVMQVKVTKGNMPVNIGHLRDGMYFLRVEGSSQTIKVLKTK; encoded by the coding sequence ATGAAACATTTTGTACTTGCTTACTTAATGCTGTTGACCTGCCTGGCGGTTACCGCGCAGCGCAACTGCGCTTCTTACGAATACCAGCAACAACAATTACAGGCTGATCCATTATTAGCACAAAAGATGGCAGCGCTGGATGCTTATAGCAAAAGTGATATCATGCTCAATGGCACGGGCTCGCCGATGCCTGCGGTGATCAAAATACCGGTAGTTGTTCATGTGTTGTACAATACGCCCTCTCAAAACATCAGCGACGCGCAGATCAAATCGCAAATAGATGTATTGAATAAAGATTTCCGGAAACTGAACAGTGATACGATCAATGTTCCGGCTGTATTTAAACATCTGGCGGCAGATTGCCTGATAGAATTTGAACTGGCTAAGATCGATCCTTTCGGCAAAGCCACTACGGGCATTACCAGGAAGAGTACCTCGATATTGATGTATGGCCTTGATGACCGTATTAAGTTTTCCAGTAAAGGAGGAGCGGATGCCTGGGATACTGACAATTACCTGAATATATGGGTAGGCAGCCTTGCAGGAGGACTGCTGGGCTATGCCAGTGTGCTTGGTTGCGACAAAGCAGTAGATGGGGTAGCTATTACGCCAGGCGCCTTTGGAACAGTAGGTCCTGTAGGCGCTCCTTACAATAAAGGGCGTACGACTACGCATGAAATTGGTCACTGGCTGGGCCTGCGGCATATATGGGGTGATGCTGCCTGCGGGGATGATCATATAGATGATACGCCGCCCCAACGTGGCGCCACACGCAATTGTCCTACGGGGGTGGTGGTGACCTGCGAAAACAATCCTTATGGCAACATGTACAGTAATTATATGGATTTTACGGATGATGCCTGCCTCAACCTGTTTACCCTGGGGCAACGCAACAAGATGAGAAGCCTGTTTGAACCCGGTGCTGCGCGTTATTCGCTCTTGTCTTCCAAGGCGCTTACAGGCACGCCTGTAACAACGCCACCCACCACCAGACCAATAGAAGAACCTGCTGCTATTGCAGAGATCTCCATCAAAGTATACCCCAATCCGGCTACTACCTTTATTACGATCGATGGCGGAACTGCCGGGGAGCTGACAGGTAAAATAGTCTCAATACGCAATCACCTGGGGCAATTGGTTATGCAGGTTAAGGTCACTAAAGGTAATATGCCGGTCAATATCGGGCATTTACGGGATGGCATGTATTTCCTCCGGGTAGAAGGATCTTCCCAAACGATCAAGGTGTTGAAGACGAAGTAA
- a CDS encoding NAD(P)/FAD-dependent oxidoreductase, translating into MQISIWEKESFYAPKDIIIVGSGLVGLWSAYYIKKQNPKCSVAIVDRGIIPTGASTRNAGFACFGSVTELQEDFNKMGEDKTLELVSMRYQGLQRIRKVLDEKQIDFELCGGYELIAAQSDPGMEALEEMVAGVNKKLKRAVKTSQTFKVSDSKISEFGFQHIAHLLENKLEGYLHSGKLCQALLQLVQSMGVIVFNGVEITRFEKILDKIVLYTNHQLRFTASQILICTNAFAKELLPKLDIVPARGQVLVTSTIHGLKLNGTFHYDEGYYYFRNIGNRVLLGGARNKAFEEERTTAMDTTATIQKELEHFLAHYILPGKEYAITDRWSGIMSMGSEKMPIVQELSPNIFCAVRMSGMGVALAPIVGEKVANMMKG; encoded by the coding sequence ATGCAGATCTCCATTTGGGAAAAAGAGAGTTTTTACGCACCTAAAGATATTATCATTGTTGGCAGTGGCCTGGTAGGATTGTGGAGCGCTTATTATATTAAAAAACAAAATCCTAAGTGTTCTGTTGCCATCGTTGACCGGGGTATTATTCCCACCGGCGCCAGCACCCGCAATGCCGGCTTTGCCTGTTTTGGCAGCGTGACCGAATTACAGGAAGACTTCAACAAGATGGGAGAAGACAAAACCCTCGAGTTGGTTAGCATGCGATACCAGGGACTGCAACGTATACGCAAGGTACTGGACGAAAAACAAATAGATTTTGAATTGTGTGGCGGCTACGAGCTCATTGCCGCTCAAAGCGACCCCGGCATGGAGGCCCTGGAAGAAATGGTAGCGGGCGTGAATAAGAAATTGAAGCGGGCTGTTAAAACCAGCCAGACCTTCAAAGTATCAGATAGTAAGATCAGTGAATTCGGCTTTCAGCATATTGCTCACCTGTTGGAAAACAAACTCGAAGGATATTTACATTCCGGTAAGCTATGCCAGGCCTTACTGCAACTGGTACAATCCATGGGCGTTATTGTATTCAATGGCGTAGAGATCACCCGTTTCGAAAAGATACTCGACAAGATCGTATTGTACACCAATCACCAACTACGTTTTACAGCCTCCCAGATACTCATCTGCACCAATGCTTTTGCCAAAGAGCTGTTGCCCAAACTGGATATTGTGCCCGCCCGCGGCCAGGTGTTGGTTACCTCCACCATTCACGGTTTAAAACTCAATGGCACCTTTCATTACGATGAAGGGTACTATTATTTCCGCAATATTGGCAACCGTGTATTACTCGGCGGCGCCCGCAACAAGGCCTTCGAGGAAGAACGGACCACAGCAATGGACACCACGGCCACCATCCAGAAAGAACTGGAGCACTTCCTGGCTCATTATATATTACCGGGGAAAGAATATGCCATTACCGACCGCTGGAGCGGTATCATGAGCATGGGATCCGAGAAGATGCCCATCGTACAGGAACTATCGCCTAATATTTTCTGTGCCGTAAGAATGAGCGGCATGGGCGTAGCCCTGGCTCCCATTGTGGGAGAGAAAGTCGCTAATATGATGAAGGGATAA
- a CDS encoding LytR/AlgR family response regulator transcription factor encodes MADSTTNMIISCLIADDEPIARIGMQKLVQQAPCLHLVGMAKDVTEVSNHLSQTNIQLLFLDIQMPGVNGVDYVKSLVRPPKVIFTTAYSEYAIAGHDLNVLDYLLKPITLSRFLKAVNRAKEYFALTMQQPPDNNNIIPAHYLFVKTNRQLQKVAFEEILFIEARLNYVVIHTLTQKIITYSSMKLMQDSLPAPWFLKIHKSYIISTAMIKSIQGYEVTIGTYTLPISRTHREELMKMISK; translated from the coding sequence ATGGCTGACAGTACAACCAATATGATCATCTCCTGTCTTATTGCCGACGATGAGCCTATTGCCAGAATAGGTATGCAAAAGCTGGTACAGCAGGCTCCCTGCCTGCACCTCGTTGGCATGGCCAAAGATGTGACAGAAGTGAGCAATCACCTTTCCCAAACAAACATACAACTCCTCTTCCTCGATATCCAGATGCCCGGCGTCAATGGCGTTGATTACGTTAAAAGCCTTGTCCGGCCACCCAAGGTGATCTTTACCACCGCCTATTCTGAATATGCCATCGCCGGCCATGACCTGAATGTATTGGATTACCTGTTAAAGCCTATTACATTATCCCGCTTTCTGAAAGCTGTGAACAGGGCAAAGGAATATTTTGCACTGACAATGCAGCAGCCCCCAGACAACAATAATATTATTCCCGCCCATTATCTTTTTGTAAAAACAAATCGCCAGTTGCAAAAAGTAGCCTTTGAAGAGATCCTCTTTATTGAAGCCCGGCTAAACTATGTGGTTATCCATACCCTCACCCAAAAGATCATTACCTATTCATCCATGAAGCTGATGCAGGACAGTCTGCCCGCCCCCTGGTTCCTGAAGATCCATAAATCCTACATCATCTCTACTGCCATGATCAAAAGCATCCAGGGTTATGAAGTTACCATCGGTACCTATACCCTGCCCATAAGCAGAACACACAGAGAAGAATTAATGAAGATGATCAGCAAGTGA
- a CDS encoding glutaminyl-peptide cyclotransferase codes for MKKITYIAFAITIIASACGNNDTPSPDVPNTGNEAPPPVIPFSVVNKLPHDTTYFTEGLEFHNGQLLESSGGNDDGSPYPSEFGVVNRETGKVVTKAKLDKSKHFGEGITVFKDKLYQLTWQSGAGFVYDVNTFKLIKEFKLPTREGWGLTHDSASLIMSDGTSNLYFLDPDSLRVKYTVNVIHNGSPVGNINELEYVNGVIYANKWGDTNILKIDPVSGKILGQLDLSNLDKEAKAVYPGAAELNGIAYDSTTGKLYVTGKKWPFLYEIKIQ; via the coding sequence ATGAAGAAAATCACCTACATAGCGTTTGCGATCACCATTATAGCCTCAGCTTGTGGTAATAACGACACTCCCTCTCCGGATGTTCCCAATACTGGAAACGAGGCCCCGCCGCCCGTTATTCCTTTTAGTGTGGTTAACAAGCTTCCCCACGATACCACCTATTTCACCGAAGGGCTCGAGTTTCACAACGGCCAGTTGCTGGAAAGTTCAGGCGGTAATGACGATGGTAGTCCCTACCCTTCAGAATTTGGTGTGGTAAACAGGGAAACGGGAAAAGTGGTGACCAAAGCAAAGCTCGACAAGTCCAAACATTTTGGAGAAGGCATTACCGTATTTAAGGATAAGCTCTATCAGTTAACCTGGCAGAGCGGAGCAGGGTTTGTATATGATGTTAATACATTCAAACTCATCAAAGAATTCAAATTGCCTACCCGCGAAGGTTGGGGATTGACACACGACAGTGCTTCCCTCATCATGAGCGATGGCACCAGTAACCTATACTTCCTGGACCCCGATTCCCTGCGCGTGAAATACACCGTCAATGTAATTCACAACGGCAGTCCGGTTGGCAACATCAATGAACTGGAGTATGTAAATGGTGTGATCTATGCCAACAAATGGGGCGATACCAACATTCTTAAGATCGACCCCGTATCCGGAAAGATATTGGGCCAATTGGACCTTTCCAACCTCGACAAGGAAGCAAAAGCCGTATATCCCGGTGCAGCAGAATTAAATGGCATTGCCTATGACAGCACCACCGGCAAACTCTATGTTACCGGCAAGAAATGGCCTTTCCTGTATGAGATCAAAATACAATAG